Below is a genomic region from Pleuronectes platessa chromosome 5, fPlePla1.1, whole genome shotgun sequence.
GGTCTGGCTCGCATCGCTGCGCATCTGCTTTGATTGTTGTTACATAACTTGGCATTTTGTCCTCCATGCCCCCCCTCTACCTTTCCTTCCCCTCAGAGAACACCAtactatttctctctctctgtgcccaCTGCCTTCCACAGTTGATTGGACTGGTATCATCCTTTCTTTACCATAGAGGTGGTGTTTTTTAGGGTGCTACTTgaatcttatttttctctttgtgctttATTTCTAATGGAGTGGTTTATGAGAGTCCATTATGACTTCACACTTGTTTCTATCATGCTAGGCCTGGACTGTGTTAAGTTAAGTCACCATTTGAAATATTGGTATGGCTATTTACAGTAAAGGACATGACAGGAAAGATTAACAAAGctttacaaaaatatttttagtaTATTCTTATATTTTCTTACTAGTTCATATGGTTTAAATTTTGCAAACTGAACAgaatttttgttttgcttctcatCTGCAGGACGCACTTCCTGTGCAGAGTCAGGAAGTGACTCCAACATGGGGGTCAAAACCTTCACTCACAACTCGACCTCCCACAGCCAGGAGATGCTGGAGAAGCTGAACGCTTTACGCAACGAGGGTCACCTCTGTGATGTCACCATCCGCGTCCAAGACAAGCTCTTCCTGGCCCACAAAGTGGTCCTCGCCTGCTGCAGTGAATTCTTCCGCTCCAAACTGGTGGGCCGACCAGAGGAAGAGGATAAGTTTGTGTTGGACCTTCATCATGTGACTGTTAGTGGTTTCGCTCCTCTGTTGGAATATGCGTACACGTCGACCCTCTCCATCAGCACCGAGAATATCATCGACGTCCTGGCGGCCGCAAGTTATATGCAGATGTTTGCTGTGGCGAGCACATGTTCAGAGTTCATGAAGTCAAGTATTCTGTGGACTCCAggtaacaacaataacaacaacaacatggcaGCAGAAAAACCACATGAATCAGCGCAAGAGAGTGCCTCATCAAACTGTGCCCTGACGCCATTGGACAGCAGCGTTTCACCTGTGTCGTCGGACTGCAGCGTGATGGAGAGGAATGTGCCAATATGCCGCGAATCGCGACGGAAACGCAAGAGCTTTGTAACAATGGCATCACCTGAGAGTCCTCTTAAATGCACTACACAGATTGTCACCACCTCCCCTCAGATCCCCAACCCATCCCCCTCATTCTCAGACAGCACAGCCCAGCCGGTGGAGTCCTCCCTGGCCTTTCCATGGACTTTCCCATTCGGCATCGACCGAAGGTTCCACTCGGACAAATCAAAGCTCCCAGAGAGCCCTCGTTGTTTAGAGCAGGGCGCTCCAGGGACCTCAGAGGTCGCGGTCGGCCGGCGGCTCAGTG
It encodes:
- the zbtb44 gene encoding zinc finger and BTB domain-containing protein 44 isoform X2, producing MRAGLSAVKPGMWLNRLQNKWGRTSCAESGSDSNMGVKTFTHNSTSHSQEMLEKLNALRNEGHLCDVTIRVQDKLFLAHKVVLACCSEFFRSKLVGRPEEEDKFVLDLHHVTVSGFAPLLEYAYTSTLSISTENIIDVLAAASYMQMFAVASTCSEFMKSSILWTPGNNNNNNNMAAEKPHESAQESASSNCALTPLDSSVSPVSSDCSVMERNVPICRESRRKRKSFVTMASPESPLKCTTQIVTTSPQIPNPSPSFSDSTAQPVESSLAFPWTFPFGIDRRFHSDKSKLPESPRCLEQGAPGTSEVAVGRRLSDYLSCESSKTVSSPVPAEEEDVRVKVERLSDEEVQEASSQPVSASQSSLSDQQTVPGSEQVQEELLISPQSSSIGSMDEGASEGLPSMQSTSNAGGHAEDDERLDGIQYPYHLYISPSARPGTNGPDRPFQCPTCGVRFTRIQNLKQHMLIHSGIKPFQCDRCGKKFTRAYSLKMHRLKHEVISSCPTT